In Verrucomicrobiia bacterium, one DNA window encodes the following:
- a CDS encoding valine--tRNA ligase: MENEFPKAYVAGEHEARIYEMWESSGAFKPQGTGKPWSLVMPPFNANGNLHMGHALVCTLEDIMARYHRMKGDRTLMVMGTDHAGFETQIVFEKKLEKEGRSRFQMTQEQFREETLAFTLANKENIENQVRMMGTSADWDANRFTLDPLVVDRVYRTFRKMYQEGLIYRGERIVNYSVKYRTAYSDIEVLHEDRVDPLYYIKYGPITIATVRPETKFGDKTIVVHPEDERYKEFVGKSYPVQIATGETITMTVIADEAIKPEFGTGAMTITPAHDPIDFEIAQRHNLPITPVIGMDGKLLAIAGEFAGIKAAEARKLIAARLQELGLIEKVDENYRHSVALCYKSLQPIEPMVMPQWYVKVRPLADRAIEAIEKGEVTYYPEGYKKIQLDWLRGLRDWNISRQIWWGIPIAGAMPDVPEIANDPDTFDTWFSSAQWPVAVLEAMGEEYLEDFYPTTVMETGRDLIFSWVTRMLMMGLYLRDQVPFKNVYFHGMVNDAQGKKMSKSKGNVVSPVELAAKYGVDALRFGLVVGSAAAGDLPLPEEKMIGGRNFANKLWNMARFVLMQMDGRLPSDLPRATMTKYEDAHELSLNADTQVTGSITEADKDITIAYLNAKEEIAAHLDSYRFAQAIQALHEFAWHEFADVYVEAAKNQKDENGRVTDKTCAVLFEVLTGTLKLAHPFMPFVTEAIWQQLPEREGMLISERL, translated from the coding sequence ATGGAAAACGAATTCCCAAAAGCATATGTAGCCGGTGAGCACGAGGCCCGCATTTATGAAATGTGGGAGTCTTCTGGCGCATTCAAACCGCAAGGCACGGGTAAGCCGTGGTCCCTTGTCATGCCGCCGTTCAATGCTAACGGCAACCTGCACATGGGTCACGCGCTCGTTTGTACCCTTGAAGATATTATGGCGCGGTACCATCGCATGAAAGGTGACCGTACCCTCATGGTTATGGGTACAGACCACGCCGGGTTTGAAACCCAAATTGTATTTGAAAAAAAGCTGGAAAAAGAAGGCCGTTCCCGTTTCCAAATGACGCAGGAGCAATTCCGTGAGGAAACCCTGGCATTTACCTTGGCGAACAAGGAAAACATTGAGAACCAGGTGCGTATGATGGGTACTTCCGCAGATTGGGACGCAAATCGGTTCACTTTGGATCCGCTGGTCGTAGACCGTGTGTACCGCACGTTTCGGAAGATGTACCAGGAAGGCCTTATTTATCGGGGTGAGCGCATTGTTAACTACTCGGTAAAGTACCGGACTGCCTATTCTGATATTGAAGTGCTCCACGAAGACCGGGTAGACCCGCTGTACTACATTAAGTACGGCCCCATTACCATTGCCACCGTCCGTCCAGAAACCAAGTTTGGTGATAAGACCATCGTGGTTCACCCGGAGGACGAGCGCTACAAAGAATTTGTGGGCAAGTCCTACCCCGTCCAAATTGCCACAGGTGAAACCATAACCATGACGGTTATTGCTGACGAGGCAATCAAGCCCGAGTTTGGTACTGGTGCCATGACCATTACACCGGCGCATGACCCAATAGACTTTGAGATCGCCCAGCGTCACAACCTTCCTATTACGCCGGTCATTGGCATGGATGGTAAGCTGCTCGCCATTGCGGGTGAGTTTGCCGGTATAAAGGCGGCCGAGGCACGCAAGCTTATTGCTGCCCGCCTCCAAGAGCTTGGACTTATTGAAAAGGTGGACGAGAACTATCGTCACTCTGTAGCGCTCTGCTACAAGTCCCTGCAGCCTATTGAGCCTATGGTTATGCCGCAGTGGTACGTTAAGGTCCGCCCCCTGGCAGACCGTGCCATTGAAGCAATTGAAAAGGGTGAGGTTACCTATTATCCAGAAGGATACAAAAAAATTCAGCTTGATTGGCTGAGGGGTCTGCGCGATTGGAACATCTCCCGTCAGATTTGGTGGGGCATTCCTATTGCGGGTGCAATGCCCGACGTGCCGGAAATTGCCAATGACCCAGATACTTTTGATACCTGGTTTTCATCTGCGCAGTGGCCAGTGGCCGTACTTGAGGCCATGGGTGAGGAATATCTGGAGGACTTCTATCCTACAACCGTAATGGAAACGGGGCGAGACCTCATTTTCTCCTGGGTTACCCGCATGCTTATGATGGGCCTCTACCTGCGCGACCAAGTACCGTTTAAGAACGTGTATTTCCACGGCATGGTGAACGATGCCCAGGGTAAAAAGATGTCCAAATCTAAGGGGAATGTAGTTTCTCCAGTAGAGCTAGCCGCCAAGTACGGCGTTGATGCCCTGCGTTTTGGCCTGGTGGTAGGAAGCGCAGCTGCAGGCGACCTTCCGCTTCCCGAGGAAAAAATGATCGGCGGCCGCAACTTTGCTAACAAGCTGTGGAACATGGCCCGGTTTGTGCTCATGCAAATGGATGGCCGGCTTCCAAGTGATTTGCCACGGGCAACCATGACAAAATACGAGGACGCACATGAACTATCCCTCAATGCTGACACGCAGGTAACCGGCTCTATTACAGAGGCTGATAAAGACATCACCATTGCGTATTTGAACGCCAAGGAAGAAATTGCGGCGCACTTAGATAGCTACCGCTTTGCCCAAGCAATCCAGGCACTCCACGAGTTTGCCTGGCACGAATTTGCAGATGTGTATGTTGAGGCGGCAAAGAACCAGAAAGATGAAAATGGCCGTGTGACAGACAAAACATGTGCCGTACTCTTTGAGGTTCTTACTGGCACCCTGAAGTTGGCCCACCCCTTTATGCCATTTGTGACAGAAGCTATTTGGCAGCAACTCCCAGAGCGTGAGGGGATGCTCATCTCTGAGCGGTTGTAG
- a CDS encoding peptidoglycan bridge formation glycyltransferase FemA/FemB family protein codes for MHSTDLAAFLHSPYWEEFLRANGQSVERSGDALYLQGTLPSGGSYWRSSRLPIDDSWSPPPFTKNAWFIRLEPLAELPASLSKFGRVRATDSVQPKQTLVVDLSRTEEEVLAGMKSKHRYNIRLAERHGVTVELFHEEAPQHYDRFWKLLTETATRHTFRTHKEEYYRHMVATLAPHGKAHLAFARIGDQDLAALLLITHEETATYLHGASTDARKEVMAPFLLHWQTMQWAKHHGFVSYDMWGTNAVQTEEGWAPRANHPSAGTTRFKLGFGGEVIQYPGAFDLVLKPIPYTLYYSIRRIIRRQSSF; via the coding sequence ATGCATTCCACGGACTTGGCAGCCTTTCTCCACTCGCCCTATTGGGAGGAATTTTTGCGTGCCAACGGCCAGTCTGTGGAGCGCTCGGGTGATGCCCTCTATCTCCAAGGGACCCTCCCAAGTGGCGGCAGCTATTGGCGCTCCTCCCGGCTTCCTATTGATGATTCCTGGTCCCCTCCTCCATTTACAAAAAACGCCTGGTTCATCCGTCTGGAACCCTTAGCAGAACTCCCAGCCTCCCTTTCCAAATTCGGACGGGTTCGCGCTACGGACTCTGTGCAACCAAAACAGACGCTCGTTGTGGACCTTTCCCGGACTGAAGAGGAGGTTTTAGCGGGCATGAAGAGCAAGCACCGATACAACATCCGCCTTGCGGAACGCCACGGCGTAACCGTTGAACTCTTCCACGAAGAAGCGCCGCAGCACTACGACCGTTTTTGGAAACTCCTTACAGAAACCGCCACCCGGCATACCTTCCGCACCCACAAAGAAGAATACTACCGGCACATGGTAGCCACGCTTGCCCCCCATGGCAAAGCCCATTTGGCGTTTGCCCGTATTGGCGACCAAGACTTGGCTGCCCTCCTTCTTATTACCCATGAAGAGACGGCAACCTATTTGCATGGCGCTTCCACCGATGCACGCAAAGAAGTGATGGCCCCCTTTCTCCTGCACTGGCAGACCATGCAGTGGGCCAAACACCACGGGTTTGTTTCGTACGATATGTGGGGGACAAATGCTGTCCAGACTGAAGAAGGTTGGGCACCACGTGCCAATCACCCTTCCGCTGGCACTACCCGCTTCAAACTAGGCTTTGGCGGTGAGGTCATTCAGTACCCAGGTGCCTTTGACCTTGTCTTGAAGCCAATTCCGTATACACTCTACTACAGTATTCGTCGCATTATCCGCCGCCAGAGCTCATTTTAA